Below is a genomic region from Castanea sativa cultivar Marrone di Chiusa Pesio chromosome 2, ASM4071231v1.
TAGTAGAAGGAAAACTTTGTATTTCTAGAAAAGGGACCCTTCAGCTTAAGGTGAAATGAACCACATGCACCACAATAGCTAATCGTTTCTAATGTAATACGCAATGTAAACTACTAAATCTAAAAGTCACCTTAGAGAAGAATGACATGCACTAGGATGAAGCCCATGATGGACCAAGGCACACTTGTCGTTGCAATCAAGCGATGCACCACGGTTCGAGACCTTGAGACCATCCAAGCCTACATGATCCGAACCAATTTTACACAAGATAGCTTCTTGCTTAGCAAATTGATTGAGTCTTATGCCATCACTTTACCTATTAGACAGATTGCACACGCCTATAAACTATTTTCATGGACCCACCAGCCCAACCTCTTCATGTGGAACACCATCATCAGAGGCTACTCCATAAATGACTCGTCATCGCTCAAGGCCATCGCTCTTTACAAAGACATGCACCTCAGTggcatttcatcaaacagtTTCACTTTCGGGTTTGTTCTCAAGGCGTGTTGTAATTTACCAAGACTTGAAGAGGGCAAAATGCTCCATTCACAGGTCTTGAAAATGGGTTTAGACTACGAAACCCATGTGGTTAACGGTCTGATCAAACTGTATACCACGTGCGGGCGCGTTGACGAAGCACACGACCTGTTCGACGAAATGCCTGAACGAGACTTAGTTTCGTGGAGCACTATGGTTTCTGGGTACGTGCAAAATGGGTGTTCTAATGAGGCTTTGGTTTTGTTTAAACAGATGCAAGCACAAAACGTGAAAGCTGATGAATTTACTTTAGCTAGTGTTGTTGGGGCTTGTGGAGATATGGGTGCTCTTGATTTGGGCAAATGGGTGCATTCTTATATTGATAAAGAAGgcattgatattgatattgttTTGGGAACTTCACTGGTGGACATGTACTCGAAATGTGGGAGTTTGGATAATGCAATTAGGGTCTTTGAAGGCATGTCTAAGAGGGATGTCATGGCTTGGTCTACCATGATTGGAGGTTGTGCCATACACGGGTTTGGCGAGAAAGCTTTAAAAGTGTTTCATGCCATGAAAAGTGCCAATGTAAGACCCAATTCTGTTACTTTCACTAGTGTGTTGTGTGCATGTAGCCACTCTGGCTTGGTCGAGGAAGGCCGTCAATATTTCAATAGCATGTCTTTGGAGTATGGAATCACTCCCCAAATTGAGCATTATGGATGCATGGTTGATCTATTTTGTCGTGCAGGACTTGTGCTTCGAGCACATAAGTTTATTCAAAAGATGCCCATTAAGCCTAATGCCGTTCTCTGGCGAACATTGCTTGGTGCATGC
It encodes:
- the LOC142625234 gene encoding pentatricopeptide repeat-containing protein At4g21065-like, producing the protein MDQGTLVVAIKRCTTVRDLETIQAYMIRTNFTQDSFLLSKLIESYAITLPIRQIAHAYKLFSWTHQPNLFMWNTIIRGYSINDSSSLKAIALYKDMHLSGISSNSFTFGFVLKACCNLPRLEEGKMLHSQVLKMGLDYETHVVNGLIKLYTTCGRVDEAHDLFDEMPERDLVSWSTMVSGYVQNGCSNEALVLFKQMQAQNVKADEFTLASVVGACGDMGALDLGKWVHSYIDKEGIDIDIVLGTSLVDMYSKCGSLDNAIRVFEGMSKRDVMAWSTMIGGCAIHGFGEKALKVFHAMKSANVRPNSVTFTSVLCACSHSGLVEEGRQYFNSMSLEYGITPQIEHYGCMVDLFCRAGLVLRAHKFIQKMPIKPNAVLWRTLLGACKTHGYKELSESITREVLELEPHSAENYVLVSNVYASLGRWSSVSKVRSQMKHKKAKKQHGWSSIEMGFVVHQFVMGDELHPEIRQIYPMLDQMAKKLKQEGHVATTIDVLHDIDEEEKEHALGFHSERLAIAYGLLRLSKDSPIRIVKNLRVCADCHSVIKLISSVYKRDIIVRDRIRFHHFREGKCSCNDYW